The Acidianus infernus genome window below encodes:
- the pyk gene encoding pyruvate kinase → MRKTKIIATLGPSSIDKVKELSQYVDIFRINFAHGDTESHKEYFEKIKEYSEASILVDLPGPKIRVGDIKGKIVLKPGDKVVFSPYEGIPVEDPLFYSGVKENSYVLIADGSIKINVTKVEKDRVEGVVIEGGTVTSRKGINIPDIKIPSGVTDNDLQLLKEALDLGADFIGLSFVLSKDDVLKVKSISKDRAWIIAKIEKKNAVENLKDIIKAADGVMVARGDLGVEIGLENLPFIQKKIIRLSKLYGKPVILATQVLESMVNNPIPTRAEVIDISNSVSEGVDAIMLSDETAAGNYPVEAVKTLHDIILAVEKRVKTVRPPPLTGDDAIAVASVNVAEISKAKLLVVHSRSGTSIIRISRLRPKVPIIGLSPNKELIRKLKMCWGVYPFLTEKTLITLNDIITYAEEISKKFVKCNDNIVITGGDPTLEEGRTDFIKLHQIVC, encoded by the coding sequence ATGCGAAAAACAAAGATTATTGCTACATTAGGTCCTTCAAGTATAGATAAAGTAAAAGAACTTTCACAGTATGTTGATATTTTTAGGATAAACTTTGCACATGGGGATACAGAAAGTCATAAAGAGTATTTTGAGAAAATAAAGGAATATTCTGAAGCTTCAATTTTAGTAGATCTTCCTGGACCTAAAATTAGAGTAGGAGATATAAAGGGAAAAATAGTTTTAAAACCTGGAGATAAGGTTGTTTTTTCTCCTTATGAGGGAATTCCAGTTGAAGACCCATTATTTTATTCTGGAGTTAAAGAAAATTCTTATGTATTAATTGCTGATGGTAGTATAAAAATTAACGTAACAAAAGTAGAAAAAGATAGAGTAGAAGGAGTCGTTATTGAAGGCGGAACTGTAACTTCTAGGAAGGGAATAAATATTCCAGACATTAAAATTCCGTCTGGAGTTACAGATAACGATTTACAACTTCTTAAAGAAGCTTTAGACTTAGGAGCCGACTTTATCGGTTTATCCTTTGTCCTTAGCAAGGACGATGTATTGAAAGTAAAAAGCATATCAAAAGATAGAGCTTGGATAATAGCTAAAATTGAAAAGAAAAATGCTGTTGAAAACCTCAAGGATATTATTAAAGCAGCAGACGGTGTAATGGTAGCTAGGGGAGATCTAGGAGTAGAAATAGGTTTAGAAAATCTCCCTTTTATTCAGAAAAAGATAATAAGGCTTTCAAAGCTTTACGGAAAACCAGTAATTCTTGCCACTCAAGTGTTAGAATCAATGGTAAATAATCCTATTCCAACTAGGGCTGAAGTTATCGATATTTCTAATTCTGTATCAGAAGGAGTAGACGCTATAATGTTAAGTGATGAAACTGCGGCAGGCAACTATCCAGTAGAGGCCGTAAAGACTCTTCACGATATAATTTTAGCTGTAGAGAAAAGAGTGAAAACAGTAAGACCTCCTCCACTTACTGGAGATGACGCAATTGCGGTAGCATCAGTAAATGTGGCTGAAATTTCTAAGGCAAAGCTTTTAGTAGTGCATAGTAGAAGTGGAACTTCGATTATAAGAATATCAAGGCTCAGGCCAAAAGTACCAATAATTGGACTATCTCCCAATAAAGAATTAATTAGAAAATTAAAGATGTGTTGGGGTGTATATCCTTTTCTTACTGAGAAGACGTTAATCACACTTAATGATATAATAACATATGCGGAAGAAATTTCCAAAAAATTTGTTAAGTGTAACGATAACATAGTTATAACTGGTGGAGATCCTACATTGGAAGAAGGTAGGACGGATTTTATAAAGCTTCATCAAATAGTATGTTAG
- a CDS encoding GNAT family N-acetyltransferase, translating to MINALQIRKANFSDVEEIYNLYNSLSPDDLYMRFFSFKRLSEQDVANLTKSSKVTLIAVIDSEIVGEISLYEDGEFSLVVKPEHRRKGIGTMLVKSIIEEAKKLGMSKVKFYTLPDNIPMIKIGKKLGFTLRFSSDEVFGILSLQ from the coding sequence ATGATAAATGCTTTGCAAATAAGGAAAGCTAACTTCTCTGACGTGGAGGAGATTTATAACCTCTATAATTCTCTTTCACCAGACGACCTTTATATGAGGTTCTTCTCCTTTAAAAGGCTCAGTGAACAAGATGTAGCAAATTTGACGAAATCGTCAAAAGTTACTTTGATAGCGGTAATTGATAGCGAGATTGTTGGTGAAATTTCATTATATGAGGACGGTGAGTTTTCCCTAGTCGTAAAGCCAGAACACAGAAGAAAAGGAATTGGAACCATGCTTGTAAAGAGTATTATAGAGGAAGCTAAAAAGCTAGGAATGTCTAAAGTAAAATTTTATACATTACCTGATAATATTCCAATGATAAAAATTGGTAAGAAATTAGGCTTCACTTTAAGGTTTTCTTCAGACGAGGTCTTTGGTATACTCAGTTTACAATAA
- a CDS encoding transcriptional regulator: MNRKVIAPCEVAVRDIIPVIKAILVERLYAQGLSQLQISTLMGISPAEVNYYLKGKRGNEDVKKKLEADEEIMDLVNSVVRRLVNSTNGEVINICPLCSLARKKLNKNDYSCPYDI; the protein is encoded by the coding sequence TTGAATAGAAAAGTAATAGCTCCATGCGAGGTTGCAGTAAGAGATATAATTCCAGTAATAAAAGCAATTTTAGTTGAGCGACTTTATGCGCAGGGATTATCCCAATTGCAAATATCTACATTGATGGGCATAAGCCCTGCAGAAGTAAACTATTATTTAAAAGGCAAAAGGGGCAATGAAGATGTTAAAAAGAAACTTGAAGCTGATGAAGAAATTATGGATCTAGTAAATTCTGTAGTTAGAAGGCTAGTAAACTCTACTAACGGAGAAGTTATAAATATTTGCCCGTTGTGTAGCTTAGCTAGAAAAAAATTGAATAAAAATGATTATTCTTGTCCATACGACATTTAA
- a CDS encoding ATP cone domain-containing protein → MVKVIKRDGSEEELIYEKIVVSVLKTGAPIDIARKIAFMTIGKIYMDNKESVTAKELTSLILNYLKAENETWYRNWIAYDRVAKKRETEKELK, encoded by the coding sequence ATGGTAAAAGTTATAAAAAGAGATGGAAGCGAAGAAGAACTAATTTATGAGAAGATAGTAGTTAGTGTATTAAAAACTGGAGCTCCTATTGACATAGCAAGAAAAATAGCTTTCATGACAATAGGTAAGATATATATGGATAATAAAGAGAGTGTAACTGCAAAAGAGTTAACATCGTTAATACTTAATTACTTGAAGGCAGAAAATGAAACTTGGTATAGAAACTGGATAGCCTATGATAGGGTTGCAAAAAAGAGGGAAACAGAGAAGGAATTAAAATGA
- the sul7d gene encoding Sul7d family chromatin protein yields the protein MATKVKFKYKGEEKEVDISKIKKVWRVGKMISFTYDDNGKTGRGAVSEKDAPKELLEKLEKK from the coding sequence ATGGCTACTAAAGTAAAGTTCAAGTATAAGGGAGAGGAGAAGGAAGTAGATATTTCGAAGATAAAGAAGGTTTGGAGAGTTGGCAAAATGATATCGTTCACCTACGACGACAACGGTAAGACTGGTAGGGGAGCAGTTAGCGAAAAAGACGCACCAAAAGAACTACTAGAGAAATTAGAGAAGAAATAA
- a CDS encoding B12-binding domain-containing radical SAM protein, with protein MTYQIILSSDRGSFTDYGGSSVLGYVACMPSRLVPRFFMDKFFTPKVPLKGDNAAYAPYALRKVEAILSNSGFNVTVIPPEKIEKYVKDAKILGITVHDPFGLNPVSAKLSFIFGGGPTWTAQFFSEFGEKVSKLKEKYNFKVIAGGPGSWELSLRKPDWVDVVFLGEAEVDLPIIAKKIIDGEDVPPIVKGRNAKIEEIPTIKNPARLGEVQITRGCPRGCKFCSVTPETFRSIPLDQIKKEVEVNLKGGWRRVEFITDDVMLYGSSKLRTNHDAIVKLFTEVMNMGVDGIWFPHISAPAVRESPKTVKAIAEIARYDVDRAAAPVVGLETGSLKILEKYMTAKAFPWTPREWKDVILDATAIMNDNYIYPCYTMTIGYPEEDEKDVEDSINLVQSIIDHKFTAWIFPLPVIPISTTYISKNPYPKPETLPQNYWDLLYISWHYDLKVTRDLIPILTGGIKNKLVRKFVQIMIDKIFSNIDYIFLQLKNTKGEFSKTFSQINLNNTLGVIKSIYWLIRIAAKP; from the coding sequence ATGACCTATCAGATAATACTATCTTCTGATAGGGGATCCTTCACCGATTATGGGGGATCTAGCGTTTTAGGCTATGTCGCATGCATGCCATCTAGATTAGTTCCAAGGTTCTTCATGGATAAGTTCTTTACTCCTAAGGTACCATTAAAGGGAGATAATGCAGCTTACGCTCCATATGCATTAAGAAAAGTAGAGGCTATCTTGTCTAATTCTGGTTTTAATGTAACAGTAATTCCTCCAGAGAAAATTGAGAAGTATGTTAAAGATGCTAAAATTCTTGGAATAACAGTTCATGATCCTTTTGGTTTAAATCCAGTTAGTGCAAAGCTCAGCTTTATCTTTGGTGGAGGACCAACTTGGACTGCTCAATTCTTCTCTGAATTTGGCGAGAAAGTTTCGAAACTTAAAGAAAAATATAATTTTAAAGTGATAGCTGGAGGTCCCGGATCTTGGGAGTTGAGTTTAAGAAAACCGGACTGGGTCGATGTAGTATTTCTAGGCGAGGCAGAAGTTGATTTACCTATTATAGCCAAGAAAATTATTGACGGTGAAGATGTTCCACCCATAGTTAAAGGTAGGAACGCAAAAATCGAGGAAATTCCTACCATAAAGAATCCTGCAAGGCTTGGAGAAGTCCAGATAACTAGAGGATGTCCTAGAGGATGTAAATTCTGTTCTGTAACGCCAGAAACTTTCCGTTCTATTCCTTTAGATCAGATTAAGAAAGAAGTAGAAGTTAATCTAAAAGGAGGATGGAGAAGAGTAGAATTTATAACAGATGATGTAATGCTTTATGGTTCCTCAAAATTAAGGACTAACCATGACGCAATAGTTAAGCTGTTCACTGAGGTGATGAACATGGGTGTTGATGGAATATGGTTTCCGCATATTTCTGCTCCTGCAGTTAGAGAAAGCCCTAAGACCGTGAAGGCAATAGCTGAGATTGCTAGATATGATGTAGATAGGGCTGCAGCTCCAGTAGTAGGGCTTGAAACTGGAAGTTTAAAAATTCTTGAAAAGTACATGACTGCAAAGGCTTTTCCATGGACTCCTAGGGAGTGGAAGGATGTAATCTTGGATGCTACAGCTATAATGAATGATAATTATATTTACCCTTGTTATACCATGACAATAGGATATCCAGAGGAGGACGAGAAGGACGTAGAAGATAGCATAAACCTTGTTCAGAGTATTATAGATCATAAGTTCACCGCGTGGATATTTCCGTTACCGGTAATACCAATTTCAACAACGTATATAAGTAAGAATCCTTATCCAAAGCCAGAAACATTACCACAAAATTATTGGGACTTACTTTATATTTCCTGGCATTACGATCTTAAAGTCACAAGGGACTTAATACCAATATTAACTGGCGGTATAAAGAATAAATTAGTAAGAAAGTTTGTGCAAATAATGATAGATAAGATATTCTCAAATATAGATTATATATTCCTTCAACTAAAGAACACTAAAGGTGAGTTCTCTAAGACTTTCTCGCAAATAAACCTTAATAATACGCTAGGCGTGATAAAGTCAATATATTGGTTAATAAGAATTGCAGCAAAACCTTAA
- a CDS encoding HAD family hydrolase translates to MNAVILDLDGTLVTTVKVHRMAWELSLKDLGIKISVDLDKLMGRKTEEIAKLLAKDRWKELYERKNTYFDNLVKIYAKPTPCAIDLVNKLKKEKIKTAVVTSSLRRSAIESLKILNFEPDILIAGDDVKKGKPDPEPVLKALSLLGEDPRNVFGVGDTLQDVIAYYNSGIREIYLVKGDLKIDYDEAMRKYNAKVIETLCCIINN, encoded by the coding sequence ATGAATGCTGTAATACTTGACCTTGACGGTACTTTAGTAACTACAGTAAAAGTTCATAGAATGGCTTGGGAATTGTCATTAAAAGATCTAGGAATAAAAATATCCGTAGACCTTGATAAATTGATGGGAAGAAAAACGGAGGAAATTGCTAAATTATTAGCTAAAGATAGATGGAAAGAATTATATGAGAGAAAAAACACGTATTTTGATAACCTAGTTAAAATTTACGCAAAACCAACTCCTTGTGCCATAGACCTTGTTAACAAACTGAAGAAAGAGAAAATTAAGACCGCAGTAGTTACTTCATCTTTAAGAAGATCTGCAATAGAGTCTTTGAAAATATTAAATTTTGAACCAGATATACTTATTGCAGGAGACGATGTCAAAAAAGGCAAGCCAGACCCTGAACCAGTATTAAAAGCTTTATCACTTCTAGGAGAAGATCCTAGAAACGTATTTGGTGTAGGAGATACTTTACAAGACGTTATAGCTTACTATAATTCTGGAATAAGAGAAATTTACTTAGTTAAAGGAGACTTAAAAATAGATTATGATGAGGCAATGAGAAAATATAATGCAAAAGTGATTGAAACTTTATGTTGCATAATAAATAATTAA
- a CDS encoding DUF790 family protein, translated as MLPSELARYKIQGNKVIPLFATEEDEPLARNIIEMFKEGRKLGDILDEIKILEKAYDTPCKVKLIRGFYKEMLRLCTLSEDSPIDPRIIRREVFSYGPITSRQEREKILKEVGEKLKVDAEKYMFSDMEEEKTVSSVNRVSPISLIKMYNLSLLQTLLFKSYKMAVQIEGNWKEIIKRIKWLGLMYYAYPNPIRIDIIGPATLVKMTEKYGRNMAVILPYIVSSKYWKINAELVLGKKIKRTFLLTVEKFDLIDSKVREEDEKRFDSSVEERFFNDFQKVIKDWKIYREPEALVINGRLFIPDFLVEKNSFKIYVEIVGFWTKEYIREKLEKLRNFKEGEILVLLNQELSKEDFSDFNVIKYKNRVDIGLVYKWLKEYERKNAESINISYNLEGDVISVKDLSRKLNVSEEIIKKNIHDDKYILTGNYFVRKDFLEKLKEENFENKKLSELIKIYGDYITEVLEYLGYKFKWLGITDAVVKK; from the coding sequence GTGCTACCGTCTGAATTAGCTAGATATAAAATTCAAGGAAATAAGGTTATACCTTTATTTGCTACTGAAGAAGACGAACCATTAGCTAGAAATATAATCGAAATGTTCAAGGAAGGTAGAAAACTAGGTGATATACTAGATGAAATAAAAATCTTAGAAAAAGCTTACGATACCCCTTGTAAAGTTAAATTGATTAGAGGTTTCTATAAAGAAATGTTAAGACTATGTACTCTCAGTGAAGATTCCCCTATAGATCCAAGAATTATTAGAAGAGAAGTATTTTCGTATGGACCTATAACATCTAGACAGGAAAGGGAGAAAATACTAAAGGAAGTTGGAGAGAAACTTAAGGTAGACGCAGAAAAGTACATGTTTTCTGACATGGAAGAAGAAAAGACGGTAAGTAGTGTAAACAGAGTTTCTCCAATTTCTCTCATAAAAATGTATAATTTATCTTTACTTCAAACTTTGCTTTTCAAGAGTTATAAGATGGCTGTACAAATAGAAGGTAATTGGAAGGAAATTATCAAAAGGATAAAATGGTTAGGTTTAATGTATTATGCTTATCCTAATCCTATAAGAATAGATATCATAGGCCCTGCAACGTTAGTCAAAATGACTGAAAAATACGGAAGGAATATGGCAGTAATACTACCTTACATTGTTTCATCAAAGTATTGGAAGATTAACGCTGAACTAGTACTTGGTAAGAAAATAAAAAGAACTTTTCTTTTAACCGTGGAAAAATTCGATTTAATTGATTCTAAAGTGAGAGAAGAAGATGAGAAAAGGTTTGATAGTAGCGTCGAAGAAAGGTTTTTTAATGATTTCCAAAAAGTAATAAAGGACTGGAAAATTTACAGAGAGCCAGAAGCCTTAGTAATTAATGGGAGATTGTTCATTCCAGATTTCTTAGTCGAAAAGAATTCATTTAAAATCTATGTGGAAATAGTAGGCTTCTGGACAAAAGAATATATTAGAGAAAAACTAGAAAAATTAAGAAATTTTAAAGAGGGAGAAATTTTAGTTCTTTTAAATCAAGAGCTAAGTAAAGAAGACTTCTCAGATTTTAACGTTATAAAATATAAGAATAGAGTAGACATCGGCCTAGTTTATAAATGGCTAAAGGAATATGAGAGGAAGAACGCAGAGAGTATTAACATAAGTTATAACCTTGAAGGAGACGTAATCTCTGTAAAGGATTTATCAAGGAAACTTAACGTGAGCGAGGAAATAATCAAGAAGAATATACATGATGACAAATACATACTTACTGGAAATTATTTTGTTAGAAAAGACTTTTTGGAAAAGCTTAAAGAAGAGAACTTTGAGAACAAAAAGCTTAGCGAATTAATAAAGATATATGGTGATTATATTACAGAGGTTTTAGAATATTTAGGATATAAATTTAAATGGCTAGGCATAACTGATGCTGTCGTTAAAAAATGA